One window from the genome of Bacillus alveayuensis encodes:
- a CDS encoding putative spermidine/putrescine transport system permease protein (product_source=KO:K02054; cath_funfam=1.10.3720.10; cog=COG4132; ko=KO:K02054; pfam=PF00528; superfamily=161098; transmembrane_helix_parts=Inside_1_11,TMhelix_12_34,Outside_35_66,TMhelix_67_89,Inside_90_109,TMhelix_110_132,Outside_133_151,TMhelix_152_174,Inside_175_192,TMhelix_193_215,Outside_216_251,TMhelix_252_271,Inside_272_283), whose amino-acid sequence MKKSKKQQVMFIGMFIPFILLVIGFELGPLLAMVRNSFMADDGVTPSIIQFKTVFQNAYYLQAIKNSVVISFISAITSIVLATICAYSITRFSTKVQDRMMMIANMTSNFEGIPLSFSYIILLGSNGLFTILFSKLGLDVFAQFNLYSWTGLILVYVYFQIPLAIMLIYPAYYGIEQQWKEAAALLGATNARFWFHIGIPYLLPSIVGTFSILFANAMGAYATAYALVGSNYNLLSLQIASLVASDVTLKPQLGSALGVLLAATMLGAMWINERMMRRVRRDL is encoded by the coding sequence TTGAAAAAATCTAAAAAGCAGCAAGTGATGTTCATTGGTATGTTCATACCGTTTATTTTGCTCGTTATCGGCTTTGAGCTAGGACCGTTATTGGCAATGGTGCGAAATAGTTTTATGGCCGATGATGGGGTGACCCCATCCATCATTCAGTTCAAAACGGTTTTTCAAAATGCTTATTACTTGCAGGCGATCAAAAATAGTGTTGTCATTTCGTTCATTTCAGCCATTACATCAATCGTCTTAGCGACTATATGCGCATATTCGATTACACGTTTTTCAACGAAGGTTCAAGATCGTATGATGATGATTGCCAATATGACATCAAATTTTGAAGGAATTCCACTTTCCTTTTCCTATATTATTTTACTCGGAAGCAACGGGTTATTTACGATTCTTTTCTCTAAACTTGGGTTAGATGTGTTTGCACAATTTAATCTTTATTCATGGACGGGTTTAATTCTCGTCTATGTGTACTTTCAAATTCCTTTAGCCATCATGCTTATTTATCCAGCGTATTACGGAATTGAGCAGCAATGGAAAGAGGCAGCAGCCTTGTTGGGTGCGACAAATGCTCGGTTTTGGTTCCATATCGGGATTCCATATTTGTTGCCAAGTATTGTAGGTACATTTAGCATTTTGTTTGCAAACGCGATGGGAGCTTATGCGACGGCATATGCCCTTGTAGGCAGCAATTACAATTTATTATCCTTACAAATCGCTTCACTTGTCGCAAGTGATGTAACGCTCAAGCCGCAATTAGGAAGTGCGCTTGGAGTGCTTTTAGCAGCCACAATGCTAGGTGCCATGTGGATCAATGAGCGAATGATGAGACGTGTAAGGAGAGACTTATAA
- a CDS encoding putative spermidine/putrescine transport system permease protein (product_source=KO:K02053; cath_funfam=1.10.3720.10; cog=COG1177; ko=KO:K02053; pfam=PF00528; superfamily=161098; transmembrane_helix_parts=Inside_1_6,TMhelix_7_29,Outside_30_66,TMhelix_67_89,Inside_90_95,TMhelix_96_118,Outside_119_127,TMhelix_128_150,Inside_151_180,TMhelix_181_203,Outside_204_232,TMhelix_233_255,Inside_256_288): MKTMKLYHKIILTLLSIYLLVPLVATLLFSLAGKWDHTILPEYFTWQWYGELLTDQRFFQALQRSLFLIIMTVVLSIVVMLPTIFIVTVYFSRWERLLQAIAMLPYGIPPIVGAVGLLKLYSGGPFQLSGTPWILVGAYFVITLPFMYQGIRNSLRTVNAVELASAAELLGATKFQAFRKVIMPNIMPGILVSALLSIALMFSEFALANLLVGGRFETVQIYLYQKLNKSGHITSAIVITYYSIIFLLTWAILKLRNKPKLNMRRFNKEVKTVVKSESKNSLIKGEHI, translated from the coding sequence ATGAAAACGATGAAGCTATACCACAAGATCATTTTAACATTGTTATCCATTTATTTATTAGTACCACTTGTTGCTACATTGTTATTTTCATTAGCTGGTAAATGGGACCATACTATTTTGCCTGAATATTTCACATGGCAATGGTACGGTGAATTATTGACGGATCAACGATTTTTCCAAGCATTACAAAGATCGTTATTTCTTATTATCATGACAGTGGTGCTAAGTATTGTCGTCATGCTTCCAACCATTTTTATTGTGACGGTGTATTTCAGTAGGTGGGAAAGGCTTCTTCAAGCGATCGCTATGCTGCCATACGGAATTCCACCGATCGTCGGAGCGGTAGGTTTATTAAAGCTTTATTCAGGTGGACCTTTTCAACTATCAGGAACCCCATGGATTTTAGTAGGGGCATACTTTGTGATTACGCTTCCTTTTATGTATCAAGGAATTCGAAATAGTTTACGAACAGTAAATGCGGTCGAATTAGCAAGTGCAGCCGAGCTGCTTGGAGCAACGAAGTTTCAAGCCTTTCGAAAAGTCATCATGCCGAATATTATGCCAGGAATATTAGTGTCCGCTTTATTATCGATTGCACTCATGTTTAGTGAATTTGCATTAGCTAACCTTCTTGTTGGAGGACGCTTTGAAACGGTTCAAATTTACTTATATCAAAAATTAAATAAAAGCGGCCATATCACAAGTGCTATAGTCATTACGTATTATTCCATCATCTTCCTTTTAACATGGGCGATCTTAAAGTTAAGAAATAAACCGAAGCTAAATATGAGGCGATTCAATAAAGAGGTTAAGACGGTTGTAAAATCGGAAAGTAAAAACAGTCTCATAAAGGGTGAACATATATGA
- a CDS encoding putative spermidine/putrescine transport system ATP-binding protein (product_source=KO:K02052; cath_funfam=3.40.50.300; cog=COG3842; ko=KO:K02052; pfam=PF00005,PF08402; smart=SM00382; superfamily=50331,52540), translating to MSYLNIDEVSKSYHQNQVLNDVSLSLKQGEFATLLGQSGCGKSTLLRSIAGLVEIDKGAITVDGKDITNVEPRNREIGMVFQSYALFPNMTVLDNIAFGLKMKKKKNIKHKVNRMIEMMDLCGKEDSYPHELSGGQQQRVALARSLVLEPKVLLLDEPLSALDAKIRKNLQQELKRIQREFQITTIFVTHDQEEAMTMSDTIYIMNEGNIVQSGTPSDIYTSPANSFVAKFIGNYNLLSIEKFHQMIKKEELVGKEVAIRPEVIELISGSKEMPNDEKKWTADGTILDVSMIGNVLRYEIDVNGVLLHADHLHHRDNMFKQGDHVKVAISKSECVVF from the coding sequence ATGAGTTATTTAAATATTGATGAAGTTTCAAAAAGTTATCATCAAAATCAAGTATTAAATGATGTTTCCTTATCACTGAAGCAAGGGGAATTTGCAACCCTATTAGGACAAAGTGGATGCGGAAAGAGTACATTACTACGTTCAATAGCAGGACTTGTTGAAATTGATAAAGGGGCGATTACGGTTGATGGAAAAGATATTACAAATGTTGAGCCTCGCAATCGGGAAATCGGGATGGTATTTCAATCTTATGCTCTTTTTCCGAATATGACCGTTTTAGACAATATTGCTTTTGGATTAAAAATGAAGAAGAAAAAGAACATTAAGCATAAAGTGAATCGGATGATTGAGATGATGGACTTATGCGGAAAAGAGGATTCTTATCCACACGAATTGTCAGGGGGACAACAACAACGTGTAGCTTTAGCGAGAAGTCTCGTGTTAGAGCCAAAAGTGTTGCTTTTAGATGAACCGCTCAGTGCATTAGATGCCAAGATTCGCAAAAACTTGCAGCAAGAATTAAAACGAATTCAACGAGAATTTCAAATTACCACCATCTTTGTTACTCATGATCAAGAAGAAGCAATGACGATGTCCGATACGATTTACATTATGAATGAAGGAAATATTGTGCAAAGCGGAACGCCGAGCGATATTTATACATCACCTGCCAACTCATTTGTAGCAAAATTTATCGGAAACTACAATCTATTGTCAATAGAAAAATTTCATCAAATGATCAAAAAGGAAGAATTAGTTGGAAAAGAAGTAGCCATTCGACCAGAAGTCATTGAATTAATAAGTGGTTCGAAGGAGATGCCGAACGATGAGAAGAAATGGACAGCGGACGGAACAATACTGGATGTATCCATGATAGGAAATGTATTACGGTATGAAATAGATGTGAATGGGGTATTGTTGCATGCCGACCATTTGCATCACCGCGACAATATGTTCAAGCAAGGAGATCATGTTAAAGTTGCCATTTCGAAATCGGAATGTGTTGTGTTTTAA